CCGCCTTTAGTGACACCGGCAGCAGACGCAACGGCTTGAACTGTTATTGCCGAGATGCCGCTTTCAATGGCGAGCTTTTTGGCTTCATCCATGAGGCGGCGTCTAACGGCTTGTGGGTCTTTGACGCGTTTATGTGCTTCTGGCATCTCAATGTGAGACGCTACCAGACAGCAAGTTCATGACAAGCACACCGCCGACGATCATAGCAATTCCCGTTACCGCCCAGAAATCCAGAGCCATCTTAAACACGACGACACTGACCACCGCCGTCAGGACGATGCCGAGACCAGCCCAAACGGCGTAGGCCACACCAAGAGGCACCATCTTCAACGCAAGAGAAAGACAGTAAAGGGACAGGATAAAGCAGACCAGCATCCCGAGAGATGGCCACAGCTTCGTAAACTGTTGGGACAATTTCAGCAGGGTCGAACCGCTGACCTCTAGGATAATGGCGGCTCCCAGAGCCGTGTAGGCAGCAAGCATGGCGTTCATTTCAACATCTCCGTCGATTTTCGATAAACATACCATACGAATGGTTTCTTTCAAGGCCACTCTTCTACGTTATTTGTGGTTTTTAGTCATCAGAGCGGTCATTGTTCTCGAAAGGGAAAGGTCTGCTTTGTCCCGCATAGCGAGCTTTGCCTCTGGCCGCAGTGAAGGTCCCGGTTCAGGGTCGTCGGTGGCCAAAACTCGCGCGTTTTTGTCACCGGCGGAATCGACCGTTTATGTCACTTTCGTTCAGCGGTTACAATCAAGCCCTCTGTAAAGCTGTATCCATATCCATATCCCCACCCCCAACCATGAGCATGGTCCTTCATATATTGAGCATGATGGTTTGTCTTATAGTTGAAAATACCAGAAGTAATTTCCGAAATATTGGTAACCGTGTACCCTTCGCCTTCAAGCTCCGAAATAACCTTGGCCAAGTCTTGGCACAGCCTCTTCACGTCAACGCGCCCTTCATAGACGCCGTCTTGAACCCTATTTCCTGTTTTTTTCCGCAGCATCCCAGTCACCTTGTCCTTGTAACGAGGCATCCAGCTTGAGCTGACAAATCGAACCTTTGTTGACATTAGCGTCCCTTATTCACAAAAGAATTTAGCCAATGCCAATCACGGTTTTCAACGCTTAAACTGCCCCGGCGGCACGGCTTAGAGTCTGTTATTCCTGTATATGATTAAAACCATCCAAAATACATTATACTCGAAATACTCGGTGCCTACCGCGAAGTCTTTTGAAATCTGATCACGAGTCACATCAACATTTTCAGCGCAACCGACGACTAGATGGTAACATCCGACAATTGAAAACAGCATGTAATAGGGGGCTATTATAGCAGCACCCCCTGGCGTGAAACCTCGACATGAGCCTTCCATTCGTGCGTCTGGCTGGCCTCTTCGAACCACGCTTCGACGTAGGCCGTTGCTCCACCTGCGTCGATGATGTTGCTCTCCCACAAGAAATGCGACCGGTAGCCGGTTTCGGTAATCGGCAGCGCCGCCCCTTTGGGCGACGCGGTTTTGATTTCGAGGTGGTCGATAGGGCAGTTGTGCCAAGCGGACACGTGCCGGATGTCGATAACGTAGTCTTGCCAGATCAGGCGATGTCCCCAAGTCGTAGTCATGTTACAATCCTCCCGGCGTTTCTGGCCGCGTCGGCGTAGCCGTTCAGGGTCATCTTGGCTGTCCAGTGGCGGTCGCGCTCGATGCCAAGGCCGAACGGGCCACGCACGGATTCAAGCTCGCTGATAGAGACGCTACCAAGCTCGGGATGTCCGAGGTCACAGAGGCCAAAGGCGATGTCCGGGCATTCAGGGTCCAGCTCGGTCAACAGCCAGGTTCCAAGCCCTGACGGGTTGAACAGCTTCACCACGGGCTGGAAGTCGATTTCCTCCGGCGTCCCCCTCACTGGGTCTTGCTTGCGACCGTTGGCGATAAGCCGGTCGTACTGGGCTTTGGTTAGTAGTTTCATCGTTCTTTCCTTTCGTTGTTCGCCCCTCATTGGGCGCGAAACAAAAGGGCAGGCCGCATCAGCGGCGGACGCACAGACCAACACGGGTGGCCATGGCCACTGGCGCGGGCAGGCTCTTGCGAACGCTGCGAGGTTTGCCAATTTGAGCGTTCATGGAAATGAGGGGAACCACGAAAGGTACGATGAGACCGGACAAAGCACGGAACCGGAAAAATCCGCCATCATCCCTACGGCGCTGTGTGGGGGCGCGGGATGATTTCGAAATTTGTCCTAGCTCGTGTGGCGCTTCATCGCCCTCGTAAGAGTCTGCGCGGAAACCCCGAGCTCGTCGGCCAAGCTGCGTATGGTTCGGCCTTCCTCATCATGTGACCGGACGGCCTCGCGCACCTGGTCGTCGGTCAAAGACACTGGCCTGCCGATATGCTTACCCCGTCGCTTCGCCGCTTCCATCCCGGCCTTGGTGCGGTCGCTGATTTGCTCGCGCTCAAACTCGGCAAACACGGCCAACTGGCCATAGAGCATCCGCCCCATGGCTGTCGTCGTGTCGATGCCTTGTGTGATGGCCATGAAATCCACCCCGCGTTTCCGAAGGTCGGCCAAGAGTTGTAACAGGTGAACCGTGGAGCGCCCAAGCCGGTCGAGCTTCCAAACCACCAGGACATCGCCACTCTGCAAGTCTGCCAGTACCTCGCCAAGGCCTTTGCGCGATACCACCGCGCCGGACACTCCATGATCGGCGTAGATAACATCGCACCTGGCGGCGGTCAGAGCATCGAGCTGCAAATCCGCCGTCTGCTCATGGTCAGAGACGCGCATGTAGCCGATTTTCCGGCCGGGTAGTGATGGGTCGATTTCTCCTGCTGGCACCTCTTGAGGATCAGGATTCGTAGCCGGTGAGCAAGGTGGTTTCATGCGAATCGGTGCTTTACAAAAGGGTTCCCTTTTGGTAGCACTGCCAGAAATCCGAGGCGCTGTCACGAAAACCCGGTTTTCCACAGGTTTCCGTGGCGACTTTGTCGCCCCAAACTGTTGATTTGCGCGGGTGCGAAAGGGAAGCCTTTCGATGCCTCGCAATGAGGAGTCCGAAATGGCAATCGTTTCCCTTTCTCGACCGCAGCGAGCTCTGCGCGGAGCCGTTGTGACACTGGTCATGGCCATTCCCCTCATGTCATTGGCGGGCTGCAAGTCAGAAGAAGAGAAGTTTTTGGATGCCGTTGATGCTCTCTGGATAGAGCTGGCCGCCGAAAACGAAACATTCATGGCAGCCGTCAATGCTGACGACGGCCAAGTGGCGGGCCAATCTTTGATTACGGTCGAAGATAAGATGATAGAATTCAGCGACGATTATTTTGAAGGTCATCTTTGTGTGTTGGATAGCCAAAACCAGTTCGTGTGCTTTGAACGTCTCGTCGCGGGCAGCGAAAACCCTGCCACCATCAAATTCATGCAGACCTATCCGAGGGTACAACTAATGGGGTCAATTTTTGAAACGCATTTCCCAGGGTTGAGAACAGCGCTGCGTGAACCACAAGCCGCCACCGCAACCCCGCCAATGCCCGCTTCCGAAATCGACGCAGGGGCACTGCTACCACCACAGAGCTCTGACTAATCAGCTATCACAGCAATTGGAGGACCACGAAATGAGCTATCCGACTTTTAAGGATTCGAACGGCCAGACAATCTCGACTTCGAACGGTCAAACACCCTATGGCACCGGCAGCACAGTGACCATCTACAATTCGAATGGCACAACCCAAAAAGGCACTATACACTCCGGCGGATATGCCGTGCCCAACAAATAATCAGCTCGGTGTGAAGCGTCGCCCGCCGCCTTCCCGCACCTAACCGTGAGCACTTGTCCATGAGACTTCTCAAGCACACCACGCAATTTGCCCTAGTCATCGTGCTGTCCATCGCCTTATTTGCGGGCATACTCTTCTATGGCTTCATGATGTTCTTTGGAGTGATTGGAGGACAGCTCCCAAGCGCCTTGGCCAATGACCCCTACTTCACACCCATCATGTACACTCTAACTGCCGTTTGGGTCGTGAGCGCCATTGGCCTTCTCGGCAAACTCAAGGAAGGTCAGCAGAATAACCGACTTCCCAAAGCACTGACTGGAAGCTTGGCGATATCGACCTTTCTGGGCATCGCTATCCCCCTGTACTACGCGGAATACGTGTTCTTCTGAAAACCACGGGAAGCGCATTATCGTGGCGTGAACTTGCGACCGCCTCCCTTTCGCGGTCTGCTACGCGACCGCTTGGTACGCTCCTGAATACGCTTCCCAGCTCTATCAGCATCTTCCGAGCTTGTGGAGTTTCGAACATGTTCAGCAAAGCTTGATTTGGCTGATTTCCGGCCAGTGTCGTCAGGCTTTTGAGCTCTTGGACGTTCCGGTTCAGGCTTAGGGCGCGGTTTCCTATCGGGTTGTTGCTCTCGTTCCCAAATTTCATCGGATTCCGTCTTAAACCGATTGAGCCGGTCAGCATCCTGCGCCTTCCATTCTCTCAATAGCCGTTCACGCTCCGCCTTCCACGCTTGGGCAGGCTCCTGGCTGGCGGTGCGGACATAGTATCTCTGGTGATTGGCAATCTGCTGACGTTCCAAGTCCTGCTTACGCACCAGGTCCGCGCGGAGCTGCTTGGCAGCGGTGATCGCTGTCAAAAGCGATGCCCCCACGCGGCCGCGGTCGGCCTTATCCATGACAGTACGGATGCGCCCGGTTAGACCAGCATCGAACGCCTTCAGCTCTTCACGATGCCGCTTAAAAACGTCCCGCCAGATTGGTTTGAACATCGTTTTGGTTTCGAGTTTCCGGGTCTCGATCCGATGCTGGCGTTTCCGCCACAAGGCTTCGAGCTGGTCATTTCGAGGATCTTTGGCTTGGCTCTTCTCGTCACGGTATCGCTGCCAATGCGCCTCGCTCTTCGCCTTCTTCCAAGCATAGTAATCCTTGCGGCTGATATACTCGCCCTTACGCCATTGCCCTCGGGCGCGGGCCGCATTGTTCTCAACACGGGTATCGCAAAACACCCGGCCATGTACCTTCTCATAAGCCTCAGCCCATTGGCTAAGTTTGAGGCGGTCTTTTGATGTCACTGCCGCGCGGCCTGTTTGAGGGCAAACGCGGTTCACGATGACATGCACGTGCGGGTGCTCGCGGTCGGTATGAGAAACGATGAGGGCTTGTCGGTCACTCAGCCCTAGGACGGCCAGGGTCTGTTTCGCGGCAGCGATCTGTTCGGCCATGGTGGGGGCTTCGGTCGGGTGCCATGCAAGTGAGTAGGCATAAACCGGCTTTTGCAATTTGCGGCCAGCTTTCAGACCGGCTTCCCGTTTCAGATCATCCGCATGGGCGGCGGTGTCGATCATGTGCGCGACGGCCCGATCCGGGTCGTTGGTGGGCAAGTTCACAGTCTCGGTGAACGCCACGCGCTCGTTCGTGTTCGCCTGCTTGTCGTGCAGGTAATAGAGGGCCGCGCCTTTGAAGCTAGCCCCCGATTTCGCGACCCTCGGAACCATGGTCAAGCCACCTATCGAAAAGCGTATCCAGTTTGGCGACAAGCGCCTCGATGCGGTCGGGCGATGAGATGCCCCCCGCGTTCATTACGTGCGCCATCTGGTTCAAGTTCGAACCAATCCGGCGCAGCTCATTGCGGGTCAAAAAATCGGGTGCGGATGTCTCGGTAACGGTCACGGATTTGTTCAACGCGGCAGCGCGAACGAAGTCCGAAACCGTCATGCCAGCTCGCGCGGCTTTCACCCGAAGGCGGGCAAGATCAACAGGCGACAGGCGAATATTCACCTGCTCTGTGGCCTTCTCGTGCGGCGCTTTTTGTGGCCGTGCCATCGGGTTCCTTCCTTTCCCTAGCTGGGTGTCGGGGGTGGCGTTAGACCCCTGACCGAGGTTTTTGTATAGCAAAAACATATCTCGCTACTCTTAACTTACAAGAGAAGGGTTGGAATCCTGTAGAAAAATCCAAGGTTTTCCACAGAGGGAGATTTTTTCATGACGCATCACGTTCGACCTGACCCGCCATCCGCTTCTTGGATGCCACCCAATGAATTAACTAAGGACCGGTTCGCATTTGGTCGAGGCAAAATTATCCTCGGTCGAGCCAAAGGGCGAACCGTTGCCTTCGATGACAACCGCCATGTCGTCACCGTCGCCGGATCACGGGCAGGCAAGTCAGCCACCTCCCTCATGTCGAACCTGCTCACCTGGGACGGCTCCGCCATTGTCATCGACCCCAAGGGTGAGCTCGCCACCAACACGGCCAAGTGGCGGGCCAAGCTCGGGCAGGATGTTTATATCCTCGATCCGTTCGGGGAAGTCACAGGCGATGCCGCAAAATACCGTGCCAGCTTTAACCCGTTTGATGAGTTGCGCGTCTCACACTCCGACGATGTCGTGGACAGTGCGGCAATGATCGCGGAAGCCCTCATCGTTCAAGGCGAACGCGGTGCGGATCACTGGACGATGTCAGCCAAGAACCTCATTCGGGGTCTGTGCCTTTACGCCCTCCATGCGAAGCCACAGGACGCCTCTCTGCGCGATCTGCGTGAAATCTTAACCTCGCCCCTCACGGAGCCGCCGGACGGCCTCAGCGGCTCTAAAATCGCGTTAGAGCGATACTTCGAATACATGCTCGACGCAGAAGACGGGGTCGCTTACGGCTGGGGGCGGAATAGTACGCTAAGCCTGAAGCCATCGAGGTTTGCTGTTCATACTGCTTGAAACACCAAGCTTAAACCATTTAAGCAATGACGTTTACCAGTTGGCTGCGGTCCGTCGTTGAAGATGTGTCCCAGGTGACTACCGCAACGACGACAGTGACATTCGGTGCGGGTTGTAAAGAACGTATTGTCCATTTTGGTACCAATAGCGTTTGGTAGGACATCCCAAAAGCTGGGCCAGCCGGTGCCGCTGTCGTATTTGGTATCCGAAGAATACAACGCCAGATCACAGCCTCTGCAGTGATACACACCATCCCGCTTCTCATTATTCAGGGGACTGGCGAATTTTCGTTCGGTCTTTTCTTCGCGCATCACCAGATACTCTGCCTCGGTTAACATGGCACGCCATTCGGCTTCTGTACGAGTGATTTCGAAATCACCTGTTGTGGCGTGACCCATGGTGGCGAGTGCAATAGAGCTACTGGTTAGGGCGATAAAGTCGCGGCGTTTCATGATCTTTCCTTTCCTGAATAAATTGGCCCACCTGAGAGGATCAGGCGGGCCTTCTGGTTACCAAAGCCTCCCTGTTACTTCGGCAACAGAACTTTGTTCACCACATGGATGACACCGTTCGACTGGTTCACATCAGAAATCGTAATTTTCCCGGCGTTTCCATTTTCATCGTAGATATAAATATTATTGCCACGCACCTGCGCTGACAGGGCATCTCCAGAGACGGCTTGCATGTGATAGAAACCATCAGCACCGGCGTTACGACGGATCTGATTGGCAGAGATGTCGCCTGCAACGACGTGAGCAGTCAGGATTTTCACCAAAGTATCTTTGTTTTCAGGCTTGAGCAGGGTTTCAACGGTTCCAGCAGGAAGCGCTGCAAAGGCATCGTTGACAGGGGCGAATACCGTAAAGGGACCAGGTGTTTGGAGCGTCTCAACCAGACCAGCAGCCTGCACAGCAGCGACAAGCGTGGTGTGATCAGCGGAGTTAACAGCATTCTCGACGATGTTTTTCGTTTCAAACATTGGCGCGCCGCCTACATCCGGGTTCGCAGCGAAGGCAGAGGTTGCAGTCGACAGGCTCAGGGCCAAAACAATAAGCGTGCGTTTCATTTTGATATTTCCATTTTCGATTTTTTATTGAAGAAAAACCGACGCCCAAGGAAGGTTGAGCGCCGGAAGGTTTGGCGTTTATTACATGGCAGGCAGAAGAACCTTGTCGATCACATGGATCACGCCGTTGGATTGTTTGACATCTGCAATGGTCACGGTGGCTTTGTTGCCCATCTCGTCTTCAATAAAGATCTCATCGCCATCATAGGTGGCTTGCAGTGTGCAGCCGCCGACCGTCGGTACGGGGTGCTTGCCGTTATCGTCATCGACCATACCGCGGATCGCATCTGCCAATGCATTGGTTGCAACCACATGGCAGGTCAGGATTTTGGTCAGCTGGTCTTTGTTCTCTGGTTTAAGCAGGGTTTCAACAGTGCCTTCGGGCAGCGCATCAAATGCTGCGTTGACCGGAGCAAAAACAGTGAACGGGCCTTCGCTTTGCAAAGTCTCCACCAGACCAGCAGCCTGAACAGCGGCCACAAGCGTTGTGTGATCGGCAGAGTTAACGGCGTTTTCAACGATGTTTTTGTCGGCGAACATCGGCGCGCCGCCCACCATCGGGTTCTCGGCGGAATGACTAGCAGCAAAAGCTGCTGAGCAAGTGATCGCAACTACGGCTACGCTGTTGATCAGGGATTTCATCATTTTCTTGTCCTCTCAGTGATGTACAGACGTTGTGTCTGGGTCATGCTAAAAGCCACGGCGTGGCAGAGAGAAAAGTTTCAGCCTGCTTTCGAAAAAGATAAGAAAAATCGTATGGTATTGAATTGTAAGAATAAAAACTCACGAAAAAATAGAATTATCTGGAAGGTGGAGCCACATTCCAGATAATATTCAACGCCTTTGGTTGGTTCACAAGGCCTGGATTGGTCCTGCCGCAAGCACCGCACCTGTTGGCTGACCCGTTGGCGAACCGCCAGTGGGTTCATCGCTAACCGCGAACAGCGCCGCAGTCAGTCGCCCTGCCAGTTCTTGAGGAATTGCAATGCGCCCTTCATTTCCTTCAGGAATTAGACCAAGCGAGATCGGTGCCGTCGCGCCTTCAAGGATGAGCCACATTTCATGCACCCGTCCAGTCGCTGGGGAGCCTTGCGTTCGGCGCACAACCAGTGCGTTGGAAACCGCCGAAAAGGCTGCGACAATTACCAGAGAACGGTCTTCTGTCGCGACTTCTGCAGTATGGGTCGGATTAATTTGCAGGGGATCCTGCAAGAACGGCATCACGAACAGAGCCACTGCGAACGCGACAGCCGCAATACCCCCTGTGCCAAGTAGCCAAGCCCAGATGGTGCTTCGTGAGGTCAGCTCAGGTCCAAAGAGACGCCTATCAATGGCGGACTTTGCCCGTTTCGGCGGCGCGACTTCAGCGACTTCATCGGAAAACACAAAAAAGTGCTCTTCCCATCCGCGCACAAGATCACGGAGCGCAGCATCGTCGCGCAAACGTTCCTTAAAGCTGGCCCGCTCCGTTGGCGACAGCAGATGCAAGGCATATTCTGCCGCCAGAACATCGTCATCCGGGTTATATGTCTGTGCACTGCTCATCGCGTCAAACACTCTCTCAACTTTAGTAAACTCCGGCGCAGCCAAGTGCGCATGGTGTTTACAGGCACCGCATATCGAGCGGCTAAATCTTCGTAGGTCTCCCCCATTATATAGGCACCACGCACCGCGCCTGCTTTGGGATCGTCCAGTTCATCCAAACAATGATCAATCCTGCGCCTGTCCGAAGCGGCCATCACCGATTGTTCCGGCGTGGGGCCTTGATCGGCGATATCTGCGCGTTCGCTAATATCATCATTCGGTGCTTTTCTGGCCCGCAAACGATCTATCGCCAGATTGCGGGTCAGTGTGATTAACCATGTCATCGGGCTATAGCCATTCGCCTTGAAGCGATCCGCACGTTGCCACACGCGGATAAACGCCTCTTGCAAAGCCTCTTCTGCTTCGGCCCGGTTGTTTAAAACACGTAAGCAAACGCCAAAAAGTTTCGCCGAGGTTGCATCATATAGCGCATTAAATGCTTTGCGGTCCCCAAGTCCGACCCGCACAATCCAATCCTCAATGTCATTTATATCAGCCATGGGTATTCAAAACGTCCTGCTATGGATCAACGGTCTGTCGATTCAGCGTTCGATAGACGGTTGGCCGTGACACCGAAAACACCTCTGCGAGGTCACTGATTGAATAATCACCGGTCGCATGCATGCGGGTGAGTTCGCGTTGCTGCCTGTCTGATAGTTTTGGCTGTTTGCCGCGCAGCTTGCCTTTGGCGCGGGCGATGGCCATGCCTTCGCGGGTGCGCATGCGGATCAGATCGGATTCAAACTCAGCAAAAGTGGCAAGGATGTTGAAGAACATCTTTCCCATGGGGTCGGAGGGGTCATAGACCGATGCGCCCAAGGCGAGTTTGACGCCCTTCGTTTCGAGTTGGTCGGCGATAGCACGGGCATCTGGAACGGAGCGGGCCAGCCGGTCGAGCTTTGGAACAACGAGCGTGTCACCTGTCCGCACAGCAGCGATAGCTTGATCAAGGCCGGGGCGGGCGCGGTTGGTGCCGGTTAATCCATGATCAGCGTAGATGCGATCTGGAGCCACGCCCAAAGTTTCGAGCGCCTGTTTTTGAGCTGTGAGGTCTTGGCCGTCGGTCGAGCAGCGGGCGTATCCGATTTTTGTCGCAGTCATGTACAAAGTGTACGAATAAGGGGCCTCTTTTGCAAATCTAATCGTACCAGATATATGAGACACCGAAAGCAGCGGTTTCATGCGGTGCGTCTGTTCGCCTGAACCTGTCCGCTCAGCGTCCGCCTTACGGACGCCGCCGTCAACTCCCATTCAGGAAATCACCTTGCCACGACGACAGATTTTGAATGCCCGCCAACGGGCCGCGCTCTTTGACTTGCCGAGCGATCAAGAAACGCTGCTGCGGCATTACACCTTGGCGGATGATGACATTGAGCACATCCAATCTCGCCGCCGGTCGCACAACCGTTTTGGCTTTGCCCTTCAGCTCTGTGCATTTCGATATCCGGGGCGGCTCTTGGTGCCCGGTGAAATCATCCCGTCAGTGATCGCGGAATTCCTCGCGGCGCAGCTTGGTTCGAACCCCGACGATCTGGCCGATTATGCGCATCGTGCTGAAACCCGCCGCGAACACTTGGCCGACCTGCGCGAAATCTACGGGTACAAGATGTTCACCGGGCGTGGGGCCCGCGACCTCACAGAATGGTTGGCGGGCGAAGCTGAAACAACGCAATCCAACGCCGATCTCGCCCAAAGATTTGTGGATCGCTGCCGCCTGTCCATGATGATTGTGCCTGGGGTCACCACTGTCGAACGGCTTTGCGCGGATGCCTTGGTTGCCGCCGAACGGCGGATCGAGACCCGGATCGTTGATCGGCTCGATGACGATGCAAAGCATAAGCTGGGCGGCTTGCTGTCTGAGTTGATTGACGACCGGATCACCCGTTTGGTCTGGTTGCGCCAGTTTGAGATTGGCTCGAACTCCGCTGATGCTTGTCGTTTGTTGGAACGTTTGGAGCTTTTGCAGGGTCTCAATCTCAGCCCCGGCATCCTCGATGGTATCCCACCTCACCGGGTCACACGCCTCCGCCGCCAAGGCGAACGCTACTTTGCTGACGGCTTGCGTGACATATCCAGTGACCGGCGGCTTGCGATCCTGGCTGTCTGCGTCATCGAATGGGCCGCTGCCATCGCGGACGCCATTGTCGAAACCCACGATAGGATCGTTGGGAAGACTTGGCGAGAAGCCAAGAAGATCTGTGATGCGCAGGTCGATGCTCAGAAGGTGACCATTGAACAGACGCTACGCTCATTCACAGAACTCGGATCAGCGTTGTTGGCTGCAAGGGCAGATGGTTCCGATCTGAATGCCGCTATCGCAGATCACCCAGGATGGGCCGGTTTGGAAAGCCTGATCGCCCAATCCTCTAAGCTGACCGGAGCGCTTGCCGCTGACCCGCTCAGTCACGTCAAACAAGGCTATCGGCGCTTCCGACGATATACGCCGCGTATGCTGCGTGCTCTGGATATTGAAGCCGCGTCTGTCAGCACCCCGCTTTTGCAGGCGGCACAGATTGTGTCTGGGGCAGTTGCTTCAGGTACGCGCCCAACGGGGTTCCTGCGCAGAACTTCGAAATGGCACAGGCATCTGAGCGCGGAACCCGAAGACGATCACCGATTGTGGGAGGTGGCCGTCTTGTTCCATCTGCGTGACGCCTTCCGTTCAGGCGATATCTGGCTCGCGCATTCCAAGCGCTACGCCGACCTCAAACAGGCGCTTGTCCCGGTTGATGCCGCAAAATTGGTGCCGCGACTGACTGTTCCCTTTGATCCTGATACCTGGGTAAGAGACCGAAAAGCGAGAATGGCAGA
The Phaeobacter piscinae genome window above contains:
- a CDS encoding Tn3 family transposase, encoding MPRRQILNARQRAALFDLPSDQETLLRHYTLADDDIEHIQSRRRSHNRFGFALQLCAFRYPGRLLVPGEIIPSVIAEFLAAQLGSNPDDLADYAHRAETRREHLADLREIYGYKMFTGRGARDLTEWLAGEAETTQSNADLAQRFVDRCRLSMMIVPGVTTVERLCADALVAAERRIETRIVDRLDDDAKHKLGGLLSELIDDRITRLVWLRQFEIGSNSADACRLLERLELLQGLNLSPGILDGIPPHRVTRLRRQGERYFADGLRDISSDRRLAILAVCVIEWAAAIADAIVETHDRIVGKTWREAKKICDAQVDAQKVTIEQTLRSFTELGSALLAARADGSDLNAAIADHPGWAGLESLIAQSSKLTGALAADPLSHVKQGYRRFRRYTPRMLRALDIEAASVSTPLLQAAQIVSGAVASGTRPTGFLRRTSKWHRHLSAEPEDDHRLWEVAVLFHLRDAFRSGDIWLAHSKRYADLKQALVPVDAAKLVPRLTVPFDPDTWVRDRKARMADGLKHLAKAARNGAIPGGTIEDGILHVDRLKHDVPPEADELVLDLYRRLPDARITDILMDVEDDIGFGEAFTHLRTGVPCTDKIGLLNVLLAEGLNLGLSKMAEATSTHNYFQLSRISRWHVESDAINRALAMVAKAQSDLPMARFWGTGVTASSDGQFFPASRQGEAMNLINAKYGSEPGRKAYTHVSDQFGPFATQDIPATVSEAPYILDGLLMNEAGRNIKEQYADTGGFTDHVFAVTSLLSYRFIPRIRDLPSKRLYVFDPAATPQNLRNMIGGKIREDLIRQNWPNILRAVATMASGSIPPSQILKKLASYPRQHELALALREVGRVERTLFIIDWLLDADMQRRAQIGLNKGEAHHALKNALRIGRQGEIRDRTAEGQHYRMAGLNLLAALVIYWNTKQLGLAVAARMKEGKDSPDALLSHISPLGWAHILLTGEYRWRKARQ